In one Anas platyrhynchos isolate ZD024472 breed Pekin duck chromosome 8, IASCAAS_PekinDuck_T2T, whole genome shotgun sequence genomic region, the following are encoded:
- the UQCRH gene encoding LOW QUALITY PROTEIN: cytochrome b-c1 complex subunit 6, mitochondrial (The sequence of the model RefSeq protein was modified relative to this genomic sequence to represent the inferred CDS: inserted 1 base in 1 codon; deleted 2 bases in 1 codon; substituted 1 base at 1 genomic stop codon) codes for MAAAILGGEALRRGGEDAGRCRDVSAAGAGGGDRGESFGAAMGLHGGAGRGGEPEEEEEEELVDPLTTLREHCEQTEKCAKARERLELCDARVSSRSQTEEQCTEELFDFLHARDHCVAHKLFTKLKNTGAIVHLLPXSDRKLSSVHGFTDCFLPVYCQCEVKAEPLCGSDQLPACHCICSHGRCAATENPXLMFCNFP; via the exons ATGGCGGCTGCCATCTTGGGAGGGGAAGCGCTGAGAAGGGGCGGGGAGGACGCAGGGCGCTGCAGGGACGTTTCCGCtgccggggcgggcggcggtgACCGTGGGGAGTCCTTTGGGGCCGCCATGGGGCTGCACGGAGGTGCCGGGCGCGGAGGGGAGCCTGAG gaggaggaggaggaggagctggtg gaccccctgaCCACCCTGCGGGAGCACTGCGAGCAGACGGAGAAGTGCGCCAAGGCGAGGGAGCGGCTGGAGCTGTGCGACGCCAGGGTGTCCTCCAGGTCCCAGACGGAGGAGCAGTGCACCGAGGAGCTCTTCGATTTCCTGCACGCCAGGGACCACTGC GTTGCTCACAAGCTCTTTACCAAGCTGAAG AACACTGGAGCGATTGTCCATCTGCTTCCATAATCTGACAGAAAGCTCTCGTCGGTTCATGGATTCACAGACTGCTTCCTGCCTGTTTATTGTCAATGTGAAGTAAAAGCAGAGCCGCTTTGTGGCAGTGACCAATTGCCAGCATGTCACTGCATCTGTTCTCATGGAAGATGTGCAGCTACAGAAAACC TGCTGATGTTCTGTAATTTTCCATAA
- the NSUN4 gene encoding 5-cytosine rRNA methyltransferase NSUN4 isoform X1, with the protein MAVGGRPLLPLLRWGLGAPGLGAAPRRHRHKEKWAATAPRIPATRLALHHFDTSYGLQLGERWPAVRAALLCEQKYGALLNSFASAEHVAQELELHNATDFVSEAARKAQSLLQGSEVGAEKGESVSPEGHGGGRTVTPAGTSPPPAPIGSNIKCYTFPRGDITRFRPAWPDSLGLLSYYLMDAASLLPVLALNVQPDDFVLDLCAAPGGKTLALLQTGACGHLAANDVSISRTKRLYQILSSYVPKNVREAVSVTSYDGRDWAELEGGTFHKVLVDVPCTTDRHSVMETDNNIFHRRRTKERQMLPMLQLQLLISGILATKPGGDVVYSTCSLSPLQNEYVIERAIEIAETQFNITTHAEDLSHFRTLFQDTFCFSSDCRLGELVLPHLTANFGPIYFCKLHRA; encoded by the exons ATGGCTGTGGGGGGGCGGCCGCTACTGCCGCTGCTGCGATGGGGTTTGGgggccccggggctgggcgcGGCGCCCCGGCGGCACCGCCACAAGGAGAAGTGG GCTGCCACGGCGCCCCGCATCCCCGCCACGCGGCTGGCGCTGCACCACTTCGACACCAGCTACGGCCTGCAGCTGGGCGAGCGCTGGCCGGCCGTGCGCGCCGCGCTGCTGTGCGAGCAGAAGTATGGTGCCCTGCTCAACAGCTTCGCCTCTGCCGAACACGTCgcccaggagctggagctgcacaACGCCACCGATTTCGTTTCCGAAGCTGCCAGGAAGGCGCAGAGTTTGCTGCAGGGCTCAGAAGTGGGAGCGGAGAAGGGGGAGAGCGTGTCCCCGGAGGGGCATGGTGGAGGCAGGACGGTGACACCGGCAGGGACATCGCCACCGCCTGCCCCCATCGGCTCCAACATCAAGTGCTACACCTTCCCCAGGGGGGACATCACGCGCTTTCGTCCTGCTTG GCCAGACTCTCTGGGGCTCCTCAGCTACTATCTGATGGACGCAGCATCCCTCCTGCCCGTTTTGGCCCTCAACGTGCAGCCAGATGACTTCGTCCTTGatctctgtgcagctccaggtGGCAAGactctggctctgctgcagactGGGGCTTGTG GGCATCTGGCAGCCAACGACGTCTCCATTTCCCGCACAAAGAGATTGTACCAGATTCTCAGTAGCTACGTTCCCAAAAATGTCAGGGAAGCCGTGAGTGTCACGTCGTACGACGGAAGGGACTGGGCAGAGCTGGAAGGTGGGACTTTCCATAAG GTCCTCGTGGACGTGCCCTGCACGACAGACAGGCACTCTGTGATGGAGACAGACAACAACATCTTCCACAGAAGGAGAACCAAGGAGCGTCAGATGTTGCCAATGCTGCAGCTACAGCTGCTGAT TTCTGGGATCCTTGCTACCAAGCCAGGAGGAGACGTGGTGTATTCTACGTGCTCCCTCTCCCCGCTGCAGAATGAATACGTGATCGAGAGAGCGATAGAAATTGCAGAAACCCAGTTCAACATCACGACCCATGCTGAGGACTTGAGCCACTTCCGCACGCTCTTCCAGGACACATTTTGTTTCTCCTCAGACTGCCGGCTGGGGGAGCTCGTTCTTCCTCACCTCACAGCCAACTTTGGACCTATCTATTTCTGCAAGTTACACCGA
- the NSUN4 gene encoding 5-cytosine rRNA methyltransferase NSUN4 isoform X2, producing MGFGGPGAGRGAPAAPPQGEAATAPRIPATRLALHHFDTSYGLQLGERWPAVRAALLCEQKYGALLNSFASAEHVAQELELHNATDFVSEAARKAQSLLQGSEVGAEKGESVSPEGHGGGRTVTPAGTSPPPAPIGSNIKCYTFPRGDITRFRPAWPDSLGLLSYYLMDAASLLPVLALNVQPDDFVLDLCAAPGGKTLALLQTGACGHLAANDVSISRTKRLYQILSSYVPKNVREAVSVTSYDGRDWAELEGGTFHKVLVDVPCTTDRHSVMETDNNIFHRRRTKERQMLPMLQLQLLISGILATKPGGDVVYSTCSLSPLQNEYVIERAIEIAETQFNITTHAEDLSHFRTLFQDTFCFSSDCRLGELVLPHLTANFGPIYFCKLHRA from the exons ATGGGGTTTGGgggccccggggctgggcgcGGCGCCCCGGCGGCACCGCCACAAGGAGAA GCTGCCACGGCGCCCCGCATCCCCGCCACGCGGCTGGCGCTGCACCACTTCGACACCAGCTACGGCCTGCAGCTGGGCGAGCGCTGGCCGGCCGTGCGCGCCGCGCTGCTGTGCGAGCAGAAGTATGGTGCCCTGCTCAACAGCTTCGCCTCTGCCGAACACGTCgcccaggagctggagctgcacaACGCCACCGATTTCGTTTCCGAAGCTGCCAGGAAGGCGCAGAGTTTGCTGCAGGGCTCAGAAGTGGGAGCGGAGAAGGGGGAGAGCGTGTCCCCGGAGGGGCATGGTGGAGGCAGGACGGTGACACCGGCAGGGACATCGCCACCGCCTGCCCCCATCGGCTCCAACATCAAGTGCTACACCTTCCCCAGGGGGGACATCACGCGCTTTCGTCCTGCTTG GCCAGACTCTCTGGGGCTCCTCAGCTACTATCTGATGGACGCAGCATCCCTCCTGCCCGTTTTGGCCCTCAACGTGCAGCCAGATGACTTCGTCCTTGatctctgtgcagctccaggtGGCAAGactctggctctgctgcagactGGGGCTTGTG GGCATCTGGCAGCCAACGACGTCTCCATTTCCCGCACAAAGAGATTGTACCAGATTCTCAGTAGCTACGTTCCCAAAAATGTCAGGGAAGCCGTGAGTGTCACGTCGTACGACGGAAGGGACTGGGCAGAGCTGGAAGGTGGGACTTTCCATAAG GTCCTCGTGGACGTGCCCTGCACGACAGACAGGCACTCTGTGATGGAGACAGACAACAACATCTTCCACAGAAGGAGAACCAAGGAGCGTCAGATGTTGCCAATGCTGCAGCTACAGCTGCTGAT TTCTGGGATCCTTGCTACCAAGCCAGGAGGAGACGTGGTGTATTCTACGTGCTCCCTCTCCCCGCTGCAGAATGAATACGTGATCGAGAGAGCGATAGAAATTGCAGAAACCCAGTTCAACATCACGACCCATGCTGAGGACTTGAGCCACTTCCGCACGCTCTTCCAGGACACATTTTGTTTCTCCTCAGACTGCCGGCTGGGGGAGCTCGTTCTTCCTCACCTCACAGCCAACTTTGGACCTATCTATTTCTGCAAGTTACACCGA